The Thalassotalea psychrophila genome window below encodes:
- the oadA gene encoding sodium-extruding oxaloacetate decarboxylase subunit alpha, with amino-acid sequence MSSPLGITEVVLRDGHQSLLATRFRLEDMLPIASKLDDIGYWSIESWGGATFDSCIRYLGEDPWERIRKLKAAMPKTKQQMLFRGQNILGYRHYADDVVEKFVERAHVNGIDVFRIFDAMNDPRNLETAIKAAVKVGAHAQGTLSYTESPVHTLQGWLDMAKQLEDMGAHSLCIKDMSGLLNPYDAEELITKLKDTVELPLALHCHATTGLSMATHMKSIDAGIDVIDTSISSMSMTYGHSPTEAVVSTVQGRDRDTGLDLTKLAEVAAYFRDVREKYGKFEGSLKGVDARILLAQVPGGMLTNMEGQLKEQGASDKFDEVLQEIPRVRKELGYIPLVTPTSQIVGTQSVLNVLTGERYKSITKETAGVLKGEYGATPAEVDTALQQKVLDGAEVITCRPADLLTPEIDKLTDELAELAKEKNIELADEVIDDVLTYALFPQIGLKFLENRNNPDAFEPVPSKDDVKLAAANDGKPESYAVQVDGKVYDVIVAPGGSIENIAPAGQSAPITAAAAAPAASSGETLNAPLAGNIFKILAKEGDSVNEGDVVVIMEAMKMETEIRATASGTISMVNIKEGDAVAVGDALLTL; translated from the coding sequence ATGTCAAGTCCATTAGGAATTACTGAAGTTGTACTAAGAGATGGTCATCAATCATTATTGGCCACTCGTTTTCGTTTGGAAGATATGTTGCCAATCGCAAGTAAATTAGATGATATTGGCTATTGGTCAATTGAGTCATGGGGTGGTGCCACCTTCGATTCTTGTATTCGTTATTTAGGTGAAGATCCGTGGGAGCGTATCCGCAAATTAAAAGCGGCAATGCCTAAGACTAAACAACAAATGCTATTTCGTGGGCAAAACATTCTTGGCTACCGTCATTACGCTGACGATGTAGTAGAAAAATTTGTTGAACGTGCTCATGTTAATGGTATTGATGTTTTCCGTATCTTTGATGCGATGAATGATCCTCGCAACCTTGAAACTGCAATAAAAGCGGCCGTTAAGGTTGGTGCTCACGCACAAGGTACTCTTTCTTATACTGAAAGCCCAGTTCATACTTTGCAGGGTTGGTTAGATATGGCCAAGCAGCTTGAAGATATGGGCGCGCACTCTTTATGTATAAAAGATATGTCTGGTTTATTAAACCCATACGATGCAGAAGAATTAATTACTAAATTAAAAGACACGGTAGAATTACCACTTGCACTTCATTGTCATGCAACTACAGGTTTGAGCATGGCTACGCATATGAAATCAATTGATGCTGGTATCGATGTTATCGACACATCTATTTCATCAATGAGCATGACTTACGGTCACTCGCCGACAGAAGCTGTCGTTTCTACCGTACAAGGGCGTGATCGTGATACCGGTTTAGATTTAACTAAGCTTGCCGAAGTTGCTGCGTATTTCCGTGATGTAAGAGAAAAATACGGAAAATTTGAAGGTAGCCTTAAAGGTGTTGACGCTAGAATTCTATTAGCACAAGTTCCTGGTGGCATGTTAACAAACATGGAAGGCCAGTTAAAAGAACAGGGTGCTTCAGATAAATTTGACGAAGTATTACAAGAAATACCTCGTGTTCGTAAAGAGTTAGGTTACATTCCTTTGGTAACACCAACTTCACAAATTGTTGGCACTCAATCAGTGTTAAACGTGTTAACTGGTGAGCGTTATAAATCTATCACTAAAGAAACTGCTGGTGTTTTAAAAGGTGAATACGGTGCAACACCTGCTGAAGTTGACACTGCTTTACAGCAGAAAGTTCTAGATGGTGCTGAGGTTATTACTTGTCGTCCTGCTGATTTGTTAACTCCTGAAATAGATAAGTTAACAGATGAGCTTGCAGAATTAGCAAAAGAGAAGAATATCGAACTTGCTGATGAAGTAATTGATGACGTATTAACTTACGCATTATTCCCACAGATTGGGCTTAAGTTCTTAGAGAACCGAAACAATCCAGATGCATTTGAACCTGTACCAAGTAAAGATGATGTGAAACTTGCTGCAGCTAACGATGGTAAGCCTGAAAGCTATGCCGTACAGGTTGATGGCAAGGTTTATGATGTTATTGTAGCTCCTGGTGGCAGTATTGAAAATATTGCTCCTGCTGGTCAATCGGCTCCTATAACTGCAGCTGCCGCGGCACCTGCTGCCTCTAGTGGTGAAACTTTAAATGCGCCACTTGCAGGTAATATCTTCAAAATTTTGGCTAAAGAAGGTGATTCGGTAAATGAAGGCGATGTTGTTGTCATCATGGAAGCGATGAAAATGGAAACTGAAATTCGCGCTACCGCCTCAGGCACTATCAGCATGGTTAACATTAAAGAAGGTGATGCGGTCGCAGTTGGCGATGCATTACTAACGTTATAA
- a CDS encoding sodium ion-translocating decarboxylase subunit beta — translation MESLYTLWLSTGLANFELGQVIMMLVGLGLLYLAIAKGFEPLLLLPIGFGAILTNIPVAGFSEVGGLLHYIYYAGIDTGIFPLLIFMGVGAMTDFGALIANPRMLFLGAAAQFGIFATLFGAIALNAIPGFDFSLKDASAIAIIGGADGPTAIFLASKLAPELLGAIAVAAYSYMALVPIIQPPIMKALTTPEERKIEMKQLRHVTKIEKMIFPLAVLLATIFFLPAATPLVGMFCLGNLMRECGVVDRLSSTAQNELINIVTIFLGLGVGSKLSAEAFLNVETLGILALGAVAFSIGTAAGVLMAKLLGKLSKDPINPLVGAAGVSAVPMAARVVNKVGLEANPHNFLLMHAMGPNVAGVLGSAVAAGVLLALVG, via the coding sequence ATGGAGTCTCTATACACCCTTTGGTTATCTACCGGCTTAGCTAATTTTGAGTTGGGCCAAGTGATCATGATGTTGGTAGGTTTAGGTTTACTATATTTAGCCATTGCTAAGGGATTTGAACCATTATTGCTTCTACCTATTGGTTTTGGCGCAATTTTAACAAATATTCCTGTTGCCGGTTTCAGTGAAGTTGGCGGCTTGCTGCATTACATCTACTATGCTGGGATTGATACTGGGATATTCCCATTACTGATCTTTATGGGTGTAGGTGCAATGACAGACTTTGGCGCATTAATTGCGAACCCAAGAATGTTGTTTTTAGGTGCAGCCGCTCAGTTTGGTATTTTTGCTACTTTATTTGGTGCCATTGCTTTAAATGCTATCCCTGGCTTTGACTTTAGCCTTAAGGATGCCTCAGCTATCGCCATTATTGGTGGTGCAGATGGTCCTACAGCTATATTCTTAGCATCAAAGCTTGCCCCTGAATTGTTAGGTGCAATTGCGGTTGCAGCTTATTCGTACATGGCGCTGGTACCGATTATCCAGCCGCCAATCATGAAGGCGTTAACCACACCTGAAGAACGTAAAATTGAAATGAAGCAATTACGCCATGTGACTAAGATTGAAAAAATGATCTTTCCACTAGCGGTACTGTTAGCAACCATATTTTTCTTACCCGCAGCAACACCACTTGTAGGTATGTTCTGTTTAGGTAACTTAATGCGTGAATGTGGCGTTGTAGATCGTTTAAGTTCCACAGCACAAAATGAATTAATCAACATTGTGACTATTTTCTTAGGTTTAGGTGTTGGTTCAAAGTTAAGCGCTGAAGCATTCTTAAATGTTGAAACCTTAGGTATCCTAGCGTTAGGTGCTGTTGCATTCTCTATCGGTACAGCAGCAGGTGTTTTAATGGCTAAACTATTAGGTAAGCTATCAAAAGACCCAATTAACCCGTTAGTTGGCGCAGCAGGTGTTTCTGCTGTTCCTATGGCTGCTCGTGTAGTTAACAAGGTTGGACTCGAAGCTAATCCGCATAATTTCTTATTAATGCATGCTATGGGACCAAACGTTGCTGGTGTACTTGGTTCAGCTGTTGCAGCCGGTGTGTTATTGGCATTGGTTGGTTAA
- a CDS encoding peptidylprolyl isomerase, which produces MYLKTITKLTVISCLLLHLFACNNDEQANSSNKEIVTETFIDKQTNNEPWHKIEQQNLLYLQLDTGTVTILLADFFAPKHAKYIQDLVNEGFYDGLPLYRVIENFVVQGGDISEQKASSVKRTMKAEFERTIHAQTPFSLVQQNDLLAEQTGFINGFAVGRSVSEGKEWLIHCPGAINLARGNHPNSGTTDFAIMFGTAPRHLDRNMSIFGRIIAGWDHFYQVKRGPKEKGGVISDTSKASFIVKAYLGSSLAVDEQQTVYLENTATPEFEQRIIKRRKLDNDFYQYKGNGNMDVCYFPIKIKFD; this is translated from the coding sequence ATGTACTTAAAAACAATAACTAAGCTTACCGTCATTAGTTGTTTACTATTACATCTATTTGCTTGTAATAATGATGAGCAAGCCAATAGCAGTAATAAAGAAATAGTTACTGAAACCTTCATTGATAAGCAAACCAACAATGAACCTTGGCACAAAATTGAACAACAGAATCTACTTTATCTTCAGCTAGACACCGGTACTGTAACTATTTTACTCGCTGACTTTTTCGCGCCTAAACATGCTAAATACATTCAAGACTTAGTGAACGAAGGCTTTTATGATGGTCTACCGTTATACCGAGTAATTGAAAACTTTGTGGTACAAGGTGGGGATATTAGTGAGCAGAAAGCAAGTAGTGTTAAACGTACTATGAAAGCAGAATTTGAACGCACGATACATGCACAAACGCCATTTAGCCTAGTACAACAAAATGATTTATTGGCAGAGCAAACTGGATTTATTAATGGCTTTGCCGTAGGCCGTTCAGTTAGCGAGGGTAAAGAATGGTTGATTCATTGTCCTGGAGCGATTAACTTAGCCAGAGGTAATCACCCAAATTCAGGCACAACCGATTTTGCTATTATGTTTGGCACAGCGCCAAGGCACCTTGATAGAAACATGAGCATATTTGGCCGTATTATTGCCGGTTGGGATCACTTTTATCAAGTCAAGCGAGGGCCAAAAGAAAAAGGTGGTGTAATTAGTGATACGAGTAAAGCAAGCTTTATAGTAAAAGCCTATCTTGGCTCTAGCCTTGCAGTAGATGAACAACAAACTGTTTATCTTGAAAATACCGCAACGCCTGAGTTTGAACAAAGAATAATAAAACGACGCAAGTTAGATAATGATTTTTATCAATACAAAGGTAATGGCAATATGGACGTGTGTTATTTTCCGATTAAAATCAAGTTTGATTAG
- a CDS encoding VOC family protein — protein sequence MDSHEKINYLELPAKDLMAIKRFYQNTFDWKFVDYGDEYCAFNDGVINGGFYQADIRSSYERGGALIVLYSKHLEETAAKVLNNKGIIVKPIFAFPGGRRFHFTDPNGNELAVWSDK from the coding sequence ATGGATAGTCATGAAAAAATTAATTATTTAGAGCTACCAGCAAAAGACCTAATGGCCATTAAACGTTTTTACCAAAACACGTTTGATTGGAAATTTGTTGACTACGGCGATGAATATTGTGCCTTTAATGACGGTGTGATTAATGGCGGTTTTTATCAAGCAGATATTAGAAGTAGCTATGAAAGGGGTGGGGCTTTAATTGTACTATACAGTAAACACCTTGAAGAGACTGCTGCGAAGGTGCTAAATAATAAAGGCATTATTGTGAAGCCCATATTTGCTTTTCCAGGTGGGCGTCGTTTTCACTTTACCGACCCAAATGGAAATGAATTAGCCGTTTGGTCAGATAAATAA
- a CDS encoding DEAD/DEAH box helicase, with amino-acid sequence MSFDSLGLSAPILSAVAEQGYDTPSPIQEQAIPAVLAGKDVMAAAQTGTGKTAGFTLPILEKLSKGEKVKPNHIRTLILTPTRELAAQVGDSVATYGKNLGLSSYIIFGGVKANPQMMRLRGGIDILVATPGRLMDLYQQNAVKFNQVEILVLDEADRMLDMGFIRDIKKIIALLPKKRQNLLFSATFSDEIRDLAKGLVNNPVEISVTPRNATAPTVEQLVYTTDKNKKARLLSYLVGHNNWQQVLVFTKTKHGANKLTKHLEADGIKAMAIHGNKSQGARTKALAEFKAGNIRVLVATDIAARGIDIDQLPQVVNFELPHVSEDYVHRIGRTGRAGSTGHAISLVCADEFKLLVDIERLTQKLIERAEVDGFQAANVVPVSKDIRPFKAKQPKKPKAEHQDGQRSGDNARGHKPAGKNKRHTQRDNPYAKNTSGGNGKPSGNRRSKPAGGSKPSGGNRGRRTEG; translated from the coding sequence ATGAGCTTTGACTCTTTGGGCTTATCAGCCCCGATTTTATCTGCAGTTGCCGAACAAGGTTACGACACTCCTTCTCCGATCCAAGAACAAGCAATTCCTGCGGTTCTTGCGGGTAAAGATGTTATGGCTGCAGCGCAAACAGGTACAGGTAAAACTGCTGGTTTCACCCTGCCTATTTTAGAAAAATTATCAAAAGGTGAAAAGGTAAAGCCTAATCATATTAGAACCTTGATACTAACACCAACACGTGAACTTGCCGCCCAAGTCGGTGATAGCGTAGCAACCTATGGTAAGAATTTAGGCTTAAGCTCTTATATTATTTTTGGTGGTGTAAAAGCCAATCCACAAATGATGCGCCTACGCGGGGGCATTGATATTTTAGTCGCCACCCCAGGGCGTTTAATGGATTTGTACCAACAAAATGCAGTTAAGTTTAATCAAGTAGAAATTTTAGTTTTAGATGAAGCCGACAGAATGCTGGATATGGGCTTTATTCGCGACATTAAAAAAATTATTGCGCTGTTGCCGAAAAAACGTCAAAACCTATTATTCTCAGCAACGTTCTCTGACGAAATTAGAGACCTTGCTAAAGGCTTAGTTAATAACCCAGTTGAAATATCAGTAACACCACGAAATGCAACTGCACCTACAGTTGAACAATTAGTTTACACCACTGACAAAAACAAAAAAGCTCGTTTACTGTCTTATTTAGTTGGCCATAATAATTGGCAACAAGTATTAGTGTTTACCAAAACTAAACATGGTGCGAATAAGCTTACCAAACACCTTGAAGCAGACGGCATTAAAGCAATGGCCATTCATGGTAATAAAAGCCAAGGCGCAAGAACCAAAGCATTGGCTGAATTTAAAGCGGGTAATATTAGAGTATTAGTGGCAACCGATATTGCTGCTCGTGGCATCGATATCGACCAATTACCACAAGTAGTAAATTTTGAATTACCACATGTTTCAGAAGATTATGTGCATCGTATTGGTCGTACAGGACGTGCTGGCAGTACCGGTCATGCTATCTCATTAGTGTGCGCCGACGAATTTAAATTGCTTGTCGACATTGAGCGCTTAACTCAAAAATTAATAGAACGTGCCGAAGTCGACGGATTTCAAGCAGCTAACGTTGTACCTGTTTCAAAAGATATTCGCCCCTTTAAAGCGAAACAACCGAAAAAGCCAAAAGCAGAACATCAAGACGGTCAGCGTAGTGGCGACAATGCTAGAGGGCATAAGCCGGCGGGTAAAAATAAACGACATACTCAACGTGATAACCCTTATGCTAAAAACACTAGCGGTGGTAATGGTAAACCATCGGGAAATCGTCGTTCTAAACCAGCAGGTGGCTCTAAACCAAGTGGTGGTAATAGAGGCAGAAGAACTGAAGGATAA
- a CDS encoding AmpG family muropeptide MFS transporter: protein MSFSTPTVNTPTIKDAILNKRMLICIFTGFSSGLPLFFLYQLIPGWLRSEGVSLAEIGLFSLIGIPYVWKFLWSPAMDRYSFPFLGRRRGWMLFTQVCLLLSIASFGYINPTMSIWTVAYLAAAVAFFSASQDIVLDAYRRELLPDHELGIGNSIHVQAYRLSGLVPGSLGFILADHMPWQIVFIVVAAFMLAGIIMTLCVSEARREANAPQTLKQAIVLPFKDFINREGVKSALMILSFLFLYKLGDNMATALQTPFFIDLGFTNTEIGVVAKTASLIAMTIGLAVGGVIMIKLSINRALWIFGFVQIISILGFAALAEIGHNTYALAFAMGFEYLGVGLGTAAFTAFIAKTTNPTFAATQFALFTALTALPRTFANASTGFIVEQVGWTSFFFLCTALAVPGMLMLFKVAPWNPKQEIKIKQH, encoded by the coding sequence ATGTCTTTCTCTACGCCTACAGTTAATACGCCCACAATTAAAGACGCTATTTTAAATAAGCGTATGCTTATTTGTATATTTACGGGTTTCAGTTCAGGTTTACCTCTTTTCTTTCTTTATCAACTAATACCAGGATGGTTGCGTAGCGAAGGTGTAAGTCTTGCAGAAATTGGCTTATTTTCCCTCATTGGCATTCCTTACGTATGGAAGTTTTTGTGGTCACCAGCAATGGACAGGTATTCATTTCCATTTTTGGGACGACGCCGAGGCTGGATGCTATTTACTCAGGTATGTTTATTACTCTCCATTGCGAGTTTTGGTTATATAAACCCAACTATGTCTATTTGGACCGTTGCTTACTTGGCCGCTGCGGTTGCATTTTTCAGTGCCAGTCAAGATATTGTGCTTGATGCTTATCGAAGAGAGTTATTGCCAGATCATGAACTAGGTATAGGCAATTCTATACATGTTCAAGCATATCGATTGTCGGGCCTAGTTCCGGGTTCTTTAGGTTTTATTTTAGCTGATCATATGCCTTGGCAAATCGTATTTATTGTCGTTGCAGCATTTATGCTAGCAGGTATTATCATGACCCTATGCGTGAGCGAAGCAAGAAGAGAAGCGAATGCTCCGCAAACATTGAAACAAGCAATAGTTTTACCTTTTAAAGACTTCATCAATAGAGAGGGTGTTAAATCTGCATTGATGATTTTATCATTCTTATTTTTATATAAGCTTGGTGATAACATGGCTACGGCGCTGCAAACGCCTTTCTTTATCGATTTAGGTTTTACTAATACTGAAATAGGCGTGGTTGCAAAAACAGCTTCTCTAATCGCTATGACCATAGGTTTAGCTGTTGGCGGCGTCATTATGATCAAGCTTAGTATTAATCGTGCCCTTTGGATTTTTGGTTTTGTACAAATTATTTCAATACTTGGTTTTGCAGCATTAGCTGAAATTGGTCACAACACATATGCCTTAGCTTTTGCTATGGGATTTGAATATTTAGGTGTCGGTTTAGGCACAGCTGCATTTACCGCGTTTATCGCTAAAACGACCAATCCTACGTTCGCAGCAACTCAATTTGCGTTATTCACTGCACTCACAGCGTTGCCAAGAACCTTCGCCAATGCGTCAACAGGATTTATTGTTGAGCAAGTTGGCTGGACATCATTTTTCTTTTTATGTACTGCATTAGCGGTCCCTGGAATGTTGATGTTATTTAAAGTAGCACCATGGAATCCAAAGCAAGAAATCAAAATTAAACAACATTAA
- a CDS encoding peptidylprolyl isomerase has translation MMRLLAILSFCFVSLFSQAAGKQKIIDANNLYPQIKMETSHGLIIVELDRVKAPIAVNNFLFYVISGEYNNTIFHRVISDFVVQGGGYDANFIPKREHDTIFNESGNGLKNTFGSIAMARQYDPHSSIRQFYFNVGENTSLDPGRSWGYTVFGSVTFGEEVLEKMAASETDFHEGQGWPDVPLEPIVLIKATLLPEDYIHQETP, from the coding sequence ATAATGCGTTTATTAGCCATCTTGTCTTTCTGTTTTGTTTCTTTATTTAGTCAAGCGGCAGGTAAACAAAAAATTATTGATGCTAATAATCTCTATCCGCAAATAAAAATGGAAACCTCTCATGGGTTGATCATTGTTGAACTAGACAGAGTTAAAGCTCCTATCGCAGTAAACAACTTTCTGTTTTATGTGATTTCAGGGGAGTATAACAATACTATTTTCCACCGAGTTATTAGTGATTTTGTTGTGCAAGGCGGTGGCTATGACGCTAACTTCATTCCAAAAAGAGAACATGACACTATTTTTAATGAGTCAGGTAACGGCCTAAAAAATACCTTTGGCTCTATTGCTATGGCACGCCAATATGATCCACACAGTTCGATTAGACAGTTCTATTTTAACGTTGGTGAGAATACTAGCTTAGATCCGGGTCGTTCATGGGGATATACGGTTTTTGGCTCGGTAACCTTCGGTGAAGAAGTGTTAGAAAAGATGGCTGCAAGTGAAACTGACTTTCACGAAGGGCAAGGTTGGCCAGACGTACCACTAGAGCCAATTGTATTAATAAAGGCAACTTTACTACCTGAAGATTATATCCATCAAGAAACCCCATAA
- a CDS encoding YajG family lipoprotein, with translation MKFIPVVLSILLIAGCASEPTAITLNPTVTNATGQVYKNLSAKVSVNDLRSTVHIVELLSAEDPSTLIGTTSSLKDVLVAKFASELTSQGLNVADNSDLQVEFNVERARTYVNQDVLDYRANTIIKLKVKVENPAQTLSKTFTLRATTRGALTADIDELQRDFNIQLAKLILQVLEDQQLQNFIKG, from the coding sequence TTGAAATTTATCCCTGTTGTTTTATCTATTTTATTGATTGCAGGTTGTGCTAGTGAGCCAACAGCTATTACCTTGAACCCAACCGTGACCAATGCTACAGGTCAAGTTTATAAAAATTTAAGTGCTAAAGTTTCGGTCAACGACCTACGTTCAACCGTCCATATCGTTGAGCTATTAAGTGCTGAAGATCCTTCTACATTAATTGGTACCACAAGCTCTTTAAAAGATGTGCTGGTGGCAAAATTTGCTAGTGAATTGACTTCACAAGGTTTAAATGTGGCTGACAACTCTGATCTACAAGTTGAGTTTAATGTTGAACGAGCCCGTACATATGTAAACCAAGATGTTTTAGATTACCGTGCCAACACCATCATTAAATTAAAAGTTAAAGTTGAAAATCCAGCACAAACGTTATCAAAAACGTTCACATTGAGAGCAACTACACGCGGTGCTTTAACAGCTGACATTGACGAATTACAACGTGATTTTAATATTCAGCTTGCTAAACTGATTTTACAAGTATTAGAAGATCAACAATTACAAAACTTTATTAAGGGATAA
- a CDS encoding methyltransferase, with protein sequence MLSPFFKNDQPIHLERFPVAQVNRSLQAWDSADEYIIDYLEENNFLNETTNIVIFNDSFGALTVNLYHHNLQLIHDSYISQQGVKYNLDTNYIDMDNINFLDSLSAITTPVDIVILKLPKGKAYLEYQLQQIQQCANTDTLIIAAARAKDIHTSTLNLFEKHIGETKTSLAVKKSRLIFSKLDTNKKTELPKAKIWPLEKTDFTISNLANVFSRDNLDIGGRNLLENLPSINGNIDVADLGCGNGVIGLAMLAKNPDINMHFYDESYMAIQSTKDNIINNLPDKEAQCYFYVNDCLTDVESSSLDLVLCNPPFHQQAAVTDHIAWQMFKQSYNALKKGGELRIIGNRQLAYHIKLQRLFGNCETIASNSKFVILSAKK encoded by the coding sequence ATGTTAAGCCCTTTCTTTAAAAACGACCAACCTATTCATTTAGAACGTTTCCCTGTTGCACAAGTAAATCGTAGCTTACAAGCATGGGATTCTGCTGATGAATATATTATTGATTATCTAGAAGAAAACAACTTTTTAAATGAGACTACAAACATTGTCATTTTCAATGATAGCTTTGGCGCATTAACAGTTAATTTATATCACCATAATCTACAACTAATTCATGACTCTTATATTTCACAACAAGGTGTTAAATACAATCTTGATACGAATTATATTGATATGGATAACATTAACTTTTTAGATAGTTTATCGGCAATAACGACTCCAGTAGATATTGTTATTTTAAAACTTCCTAAAGGTAAGGCTTATTTAGAGTATCAATTACAGCAAATACAACAATGTGCAAATACAGATACTTTGATCATTGCTGCTGCCCGCGCTAAAGATATTCATACATCAACGTTGAACCTATTTGAAAAACATATTGGTGAAACAAAGACATCTTTAGCAGTAAAAAAATCTCGATTGATATTTTCAAAACTTGATACAAATAAAAAAACAGAATTACCAAAGGCAAAGATTTGGCCATTAGAAAAAACTGATTTTACAATTTCAAATTTGGCTAATGTCTTTTCTCGTGACAACCTAGACATTGGTGGTCGCAATTTACTTGAAAATTTGCCAAGTATTAATGGCAATATTGACGTAGCCGATTTAGGCTGTGGAAACGGTGTAATTGGTCTTGCCATGCTGGCCAAAAACCCAGATATAAACATGCATTTTTATGATGAATCTTACATGGCAATTCAATCTACCAAAGACAATATTATCAACAACTTACCCGACAAAGAAGCGCAATGTTATTTTTACGTAAATGATTGTTTAACTGATGTTGAATCAAGTAGCTTAGATTTAGTCTTATGTAATCCTCCTTTTCATCAACAGGCTGCTGTAACCGACCATATTGCCTGGCAAATGTTTAAACAAAGTTATAATGCTTTGAAAAAAGGTGGCGAATTAAGGATAATAGGCAACAGGCAACTTGCATATCACATTAAGTTACAACGTTTATTTGGAAATTGTGAGACAATTGCTAGTAATTCGAAGTTTGTCATTTTATCAGCGAAGAAGTAA
- a CDS encoding alpha-ketoglutarate-dependent dioxygenase AlkB family protein produces the protein MKLSNMLNFPVESYCQGELLYWPSFYSNQQASELYVSCVEQLQWRQEQIKMFGKLVTIPRLQAWYGDKEAEYKYSGLPLVPLPWHKTLLTIKEHCQQQLNTHFNSVLANYYRDNNDSMGWHSDNEKQLGIQPTIASVSLGQERKFCLKHKSSGEKLNLTLQSGSLLVMQGNLQQYWQHALPKSAKPLQGRVNLTFRNIQNLESS, from the coding sequence ATGAAATTGTCAAACATGTTGAATTTTCCGGTAGAAAGTTATTGCCAAGGAGAACTGTTATATTGGCCAAGTTTTTATTCAAACCAACAGGCCAGTGAATTATATGTATCTTGTGTTGAACAATTACAGTGGCGGCAAGAGCAAATTAAAATGTTTGGCAAGCTGGTCACTATTCCAAGATTACAAGCCTGGTATGGGGATAAAGAGGCTGAGTATAAATATTCAGGTTTGCCATTAGTTCCTTTACCATGGCATAAAACACTATTAACTATTAAAGAGCATTGCCAACAGCAATTAAATACTCATTTTAATTCTGTTCTGGCAAACTATTACCGAGACAATAACGACTCTATGGGCTGGCATAGTGATAATGAAAAGCAACTTGGTATTCAACCAACAATTGCCTCGGTATCACTTGGCCAAGAACGAAAGTTTTGTTTAAAACATAAATCCTCTGGAGAAAAGCTTAATTTAACTCTACAATCGGGGAGCTTATTGGTAATGCAGGGCAATCTCCAGCAATACTGGCAACACGCTTTACCAAAATCAGCAAAGCCATTACAAGGGCGAGTGAACCTAACCTTTCGAAATATTCAGAATTTGGAATCATCATGA